The window TTGCTAGATCAGTAGCTGCGACCTCCCCCGCCTCCTCCTGTGTTACAACTCCCCCCTCAGGGGCGGCCCCCACACTGTACCTGACCCTTCCATGCCCACTGCCTGGTCTGTGGACATAGTCCTCCGCACCCGCACTCACCTGCGCCTCGGCTGATGATGGATCCACTGCTGTCGCTGTCTCCACCAACACTTGCGTCCGACCCACAGCATTCTTAGCCGCCTCACTACCATGCTCCCCCACCGCCACTGCGGCACCACCTTCAGACTCTCCCTTGCCCAAAGCTGTGCCCACTCCATGCAATGTCCTCCCTACCTGCGAGCGACCCATCTGGTCAGGATGTGGCCCAGGATGCTTAAGCCTGCAATCAGCCTCGTTGTGACCCTGGTGTAAGCAGAACCCGCAATACTTTGGGAGATTTTCTGCCATCAAAACCTGCCAAAAGCCCATCCTATCCCCCACTGAAATCCAGACCCTTCCTGGAATCTCCCTCTGCAGATCCACCTCAACACACACCCTTGCTACGCTTGGCTGCGAACCCACAGCAGTAGCCGAATCCACGCACAACGGCCTGCCCAGGCATGCCACAATGGAGAATAAACACTCCTTGTGGAAGAGATGGACCGGCAGCTTAGGCAGGGAAAACCAGACTGGCACAACCGAGGATTCCCTGTCCACATGAAAATCCGTCGACCACTTAAAAATTCTCATTGGAACATCCTGAATATACCAGATATTGCGCGACCAGATACGATAAAAATCTGCCTCGTTTGATAACTTGATAAGAATATACCTACGATCCATCAGCCCCAACGAGAAATCGTCTTTCAAATCTAGTGCACGAAAAAATTTACACAGGTCCTCCATCGAAGGCCGACCCCTAGAGAACTTCCCCACCAATGAAAACTGGAAAGGGACCGCAACCCTTTTGATATCTTCCACGGAAAAACACACTGCTGGCTCCCCTCTATGAGTAGACGTAACAGCCTGAACCCTTGTTTCTCTAGCGGCAGGAGACAAAAGGGAAGCGAATGACTTGGACTGGAACCCCAGATTCTGCTTTGCCGAAACCACCTCCGCAAACGAACGAAGGCCATTCTTTGTATTTGCCGAAGGCGGTACACCCTCCCCCACAGCGGAGGAGGGACATGCAGCCATAAGATCACAATGGCGGCGTATGAACCCTAATTCTCTCAAGGTGTATTCTCTCAAGGTGGAACTAGCTtagcttccaaaaaaaaataaactatcAATAGCTATTCCAACACTACGTTTGAAAGTATGTTGAGTGAGTTTTTGTTAGGAATTTTGAACATTCGATATAACATCCAAAAGATGCGTCCGGCAGAAATAGAGAgctccaaaatttccttttaaaattttggatgTCTGATAGTTCAGCTATGCATCTGGCCCATTGTCCAATCATTAGGGTCAATTTTCACTTTATCTTTCGGATGTCTGATCCATTTGGTGGACGTCCGATCCATTTGGTGTGCATCCGATGCTCAATGAAAAAACTTTATTCCTTATTGTTTTGCTTCCTTTACTTTGCCAATTGTTTGAGCACCTGTACTAATgacaaaaatcatttaaaatattAGTTTAAACCATCATTTTGTTTCATTAATCATTAAAATCAAGGACTAATTAACCTACATCTTTCaaaaagttttattttttcaagttttcaagccattaatttggataaaaaaaatagaaatttcaaAAGGCTTGTACTCCATTCATAAATCCTTAAAATTCATGCACAAACACTTACaaattaagaaaataatttttggtcTTTGATAAAACCTCAAATGAGTTTATAAACATAAACAatggtctttttctttttgaagccATCAATTCAGACAACAATttcagaaaattttgaaaattctaaACATTTGAAAAACTACTCAAATTGATCGAAAACTTATAATAATGGAATAATCATTTTTTACTTGAAAACACTTTGAATATGTTCTTAAACCATTTTTTTGTACATTAAAATATCACTGTTATATTAATTCCATCAACATTATATATTTGCATGGTTTGTCTTTATTTTCAACCTTCTGTTACAtactttcaattttgaaaaacaaaatagaTAACAAAGGGTCcttttgaaatgaaaacatcTTCTCTatccaaaaatgaatttttaaataatatattttaaaatgggTTAATAATGttacaagaaattaaaaataggaAGGCAAGtgatattttttaaagttaaaagaGTGTCAGTGAAActattagaaacctcaggggaggtttctaaaattatcctaAAATTATCCtaaaatagggataatttcagaaacctcccttgaggtatCTTACTATTTCACTTAGTTCCCTTGTTGTATTGAAAATTACACTTATCTCCCTTAATTTAGCACTTTGGTAACCAAACTTTAAAATAgagtaaaaaatttaatgaataccCTAACATGCTCTTATCTTGCAAAGTTCAATTTGTTCTTCTAAACAAAAAAAGTGTCGTTTTTTTCATACtaatatttattatttaataatcaGTTATAACAATAAATCTTTGGTTATAATCTGATATTTTTCATAGTACTATATTGGGTATATAAATTCTTTTTAAAATAGAGAAGAAAGtgctattttgtttcttttaaaatttatgaactatttttttaataaaaatttatggaCTTATTTAGTAGTGGAACTATCATAATCTGGTAATGATTTTGAACAATTTGTTTTTAATCATTGTTGAGTTATCCTTGATTTTgataccaaaacaaaaaaagctACAAAAAAATTGGAGGATactaaaaattatcaaaaaatattactagtttaatgtttaatttgaaTAGATAGTAGGGACAATATTGATAATTCTTCTATACTTGTAATGGaatataagaaaaatgaataagaaagaaaatggtaaaaaaattataaaatccatCCTTAGCATAAACATGACAACAAAAGAGTTTTATTATAAATATTAAGGTTagtattatcattttaaatggaCAAGGGAGGtgagtgtaatttttaaaaccttaggggagccaagtgaaattattagaaacctcaggggaggtttctcaAATTATCCCAATAGAATAAGGGAACATTTTCTTTCACATGGGAAACTTCGTAGGAGAGATGGGGATCTCCGCTACCTTTCTTTCACAACTTTCACTTCTTTCCTATCAACTAGGCCTGAAAGAGAGCGATTATAAACCATCATTTCAGGCAATTTCAAAGGGGCAGACTAAACTTTGAAAAGATGTTAAAAGCATATAATCTGAAGGAATCAGCCGCAATTGCTCAAATTATGCCAAAACGAACAATGACCAAGTACCCTGCAGTCCAGACAGAAAATGAGCATGCATAGAATACCAAGAAGGAGAATGCAATGCAAAAGTGCCAGTTAGTCTTAATGGCAATACTCAATTAAGGTCAGCACTCTGGCACAGTACCCAGATAGATTACAGTTACGCTTTGACTAACCTTGATTACATAACTGATATGCTACAGACTCTAAAACTTCACTGACCATGTTAACTTTAcccaatggaaaaggaaaaatttttcaaactcattcttACAAGCTTGTAGAGATGAATAGCTAGCTCCCTTCCAgagtttttgacaaaaaaaaggaaataatccAATATATGCACCAGGGAGAATCTTGATAGACATAAATCACTAGGAAAGATCTACTCTGCTTTCAAATCAGTACCAGAAAGTGAGATTGTAGATCTTACTCTCTCGGGCGAGCAAGCCACAGGGAACTAAGTGCTCGCAGCCGAGAAAAATAGTCACTGATTGCAAGTAGAGCCCGAGCAGATTGCCGAGTTGTCAATATCCGATGCATTTGCTGCAACGTCTGCTGCCGCAAATTGTCAGCCTGAGATTTAAAAGGTGCATACATAAATTCACCAGCATAGAAAACAAAACTCACAACTAGAATCTCAACACGATCCAATTGCTTCCACATTGTTCTTAAGAAGAATAAGTAAACTATGACACTCAAACAAGGCATAGTAACAAGAAACAAGCAATATCAAATCCCAATTAATACATCACATTAACATCCATAAAAATTGTTACACTTATGCAGACCTTACATATTTCCAATCCAACAAAACTCATCTATAATTCAATTTAACACCTTGTCGAATTTCCCTAATAAATTTCCCCATTTCTTCAATTGCAATGACCTCTCTCCTATTAAGTTTTTTGTAAGTTACACAAGGTTTTGCGATGTGAAAAGATTTAGTTCTTTTCaatcgataaaaaaaaaaaagaagaaattttcaCAATTACTGCAATCCAGAAGATCAAGGGATGTCATTTACTGTCAAAATCTGCAATACTAGGTCCATCTGATAAAGATTCAGTTACCGATGGAAGAACAGGGCTATTGAATCGCCAGAGGTCACTGTTGTGCAAAAGCACTTGGAGCAGTTCTGGACATAGATAGCTAGTGTAGCCAGGAAGTAGGAAGCATTCTTTGAATGGGTGCAACAACAGGAACCACAGTAGATCAGACAAAATCTAAGGCCAATCATGTATTATAGAGTAGAGATTATGATGACTGCCAGTGCCTATCTcccacagtttttttttttggggagggggaggggtgCGTGTTGTGGTGGTGGGGCAGGTGACGAGCATTTTTTGGTGACTGGGCATGATATGGTGAAATTTGTCACCTGAAAGTAATCAGTAATTACAATAAAAGCAGTAGAGGTCATCAAGACTCTTCTGGTTATTCGATGGAGACCTCTAAAGAACAACTTTGCTCATTTATTGCAGCTTTGCTTGTTTCAACAGAACTAAATTACAAGAAGTACAATTAAATAAAAGACATCGGACATCCACATGATTTACAATAATCTATTCGTGCCACCTAAAAACCTATTGGAAAGTGAGGTTTATTCCATTTGTTTATACCATTTGGCTCTCTGAACTATGCTATCCTGTCAATTCAGAACCCCCCCCCCCTTTCTCCAAAAACACTCTCTTCTCAATTTTGCCCTCTGTGTATGAAAATTGCTTCAATTGAACCAATCCTTCCAACTAAAACATAGCAAGGGTTTAAGAGCCTAATAACAGAAAAAACACAGGTCAaaatgtcaagaaaaaaaacccATAGCAGTCGTAGCAACTCCTCCATCATTGCAAAAATCGCTACTAAACTCTATGACTTTCATGCTAAACTATTTCTCAGTCAATAAAAGAAACTGCTAATCCGTCAAAAATGAAAAGTGCTAGACCCCCTCTAGATTCAAGATACAAATTGATGCTACCCGAAGCTTCCTAAAGTCTTCAGGGCACCAAAGCCACTTAAATCCTACGAATATGAACTAGACAAAGTAAATGACCACAAGGTAATTCAAAAAACGGAAGGACATGTTTGCAGTTGGCTTTTGAGTAGACGTGGTTCAATGAACAACTTTATCAGAGGGAGAGGCAGGTCTCAGGTGCAATTTCAGAGGGGGCCAGATTTTGGGCTGTGTAAAACAGTGCACGAAAAGACTGAAGTTGGAGGTAGCTTGGAGAAAGTGGTGGATGGGAGGTTGCTATGCAGATACAGGCTGCCAATTTGGGGGGAGGAGCAGGGTGAACaccaagaaagaagaagaaataggaGGGgtaagagaacagaaaaaaCAAGTGTGGAAATACCTAAATCACACTCCCATTTTCATGAGTAGTATGCATTAGCCCTTTGTTGGATGGGTCAATAATAATTTTCTGGAAGCAGTTGCACAGAGGGACTTTATTAAAGCAAAAAGTCCATCCTGAGGGCTAAAATGAGATAACAAATAAAAGTTTCTCATATGCCAAAGCACACAAGAAACGATAAAGTGGTACAATTTAATACAAGTGTAAGTTGATACTGTAAACTATTGCACAAATCTATAAattaaacaagaaaataaaagtaTGAAACATTCTAAGCATATTATTTGAAGAAACAAGTGAACAACGGACATGAATATTTATTCCACGAGACTAGAAGATAAAGAACCAGAAATTTAAGCAATCCATAAATAAAAGTACATAATAAAAATCAGGTTGAATATTGCAACATGACTCGTGAATTTGAAGAACTTAAAACAAGTTTATAACACTCAGCAGCTACAAGCCTTAGGTAATAAATATACATGTTCAGCTCCATAACTCTATGATGCCTTCCACACTGTGCATGGGGTTGAGGAAGGAATCTTTTAATATCATCTCGTTCCACATTTGACTTATGCTCGTTTAGCTGATTTGCTAAGTTATTAAACACAACTTTTACTTATGCTATTGGCACTGTACTTATAGCTCTAAGCACTCCATATATTTATTGCAAAATAAGGAGAATGCAAGTTAATCAAAACAAACGCTTAAGAGACAAACTGAATTCCATCAACATGTTTAAAATTTATTCAAAGACCAACCTGACGAATAAAGCCCTCGAGAGTTCCCAGCTTTCCCATGGCCATTGCCATTTGACCCATGTAATTAGCCACATTCCCCGTTGAACCACCTGAAGGTCCAAGAGAACCAGCCAGGGTCTCAGCCAATGATTGTTGTAATGCCTCCATTCCTTGTGACAATGCATCCTCTGCCTGCTGTGATGATTGTTGCAAGTTATTTATAGCCAATAGCTGTTGCTCTGTTAATGGCTCCAACTGATTTATAAGCAGCTGTAAACAGAATAGTCAATTTTTAGCTAACGAATGATGCATGCACTCCAAGTGTCAAATCTTCATCCAATAAGGAAATGCAAAATGGAAATGGATCACATATACTTGGAATTCATGCACAACTTAGATCTCTACAGCTCATAGCTACCAGACAGCTACCAATAAATGCAGTGGCTTCACCCCAAGAAATACAAGAACGGTCAAAAGACACATATAATAACATTGAAGCATGGCAAGCACTCGAGCATCCACAGGATCATCAGAGCTATGATAAAATGCAAAGCAATTCTTTGGAGTTGCACCCAGTgaaggaaaatagaaaaaaaaaaaaaaaaaaaaaagttaagtgTTGCTCTTTGTTGTTCATGTCTGCGCTCAGTAGTGCCAATTTAACCATCAATTTACTCTCAAAtggatctctctctctcaacacacacacacagaggcACACACATTTCTAGACTTGTGCATGTATCCAGTGGGAAAAATTCATACTAACTGCTGCACTCCATCTCTATGTAAAGCTAAGCTCACTCATAGGTGTACATAAATtaagacttggaaaccaaaattTTTATAAGGATTGTATAAACTTTAACAGCTAACCAAGCTTAATAACCGAGGacaccaaaaatgaaaaaatcaaATCCATCTTTGGCCCTGAAGTTCTAATATGACATAAAACAAAAGCTAGTGCAGTGAATCAATAACTGAACATAGGAAAATCCGACAACACTTGTTCTTATTGTCACAATCTGCACCATCATTTCATCAGCAGTTATGCCGCTGTTGCCTATTGCCATAAAACACGTATGCATAAAACCAACCTTCTTGCAGCCCCTCCCTTCTCCTTTCTCCAAAAGGTGGACTACAAGAATGCAAATTACACAagcctcccttgagttgataaTATAAAAGATAAAAGTGTCGGGTTTGACTAGTTACAATGATCTTGAATGTACGTCTACAACCAAACAAAGATGTTTAGTATGAAGATGATATGCTTGAATGCACTGGTATCCACCTTCCTATTGTAATGGTGTGttaagggattttttttttggtttgggggggggggggggggggggagtgtGGGATGGGGTTGTGTGGAAGAGGGTGCATCTGTAATTTAGACTAAAATTAAAATGGAGTCAGACAAATTTACCTGACAGGAAAGCAAAAACCAATGAGAACAGACAACATGACTCTTATCATAACTACCTGTTGTGATATGTTTGATAACAAACTTGAATGTAGGAATTTGATATTCAACAAGTAATACTACTCTTTTGCAGTTTTGTCAGGCAATCACAGCAGTTCATCACATGATATGAACATAATTTAGAGCATCCAATTATCCATCTCTGAAACTTTTTAAGACCAAAACTATTTCCTAATGATAAGTCTAAGATATGATGGAAAAAATAAGGATTAGCTATTGATCGTTCTCCACTTCCAATTTGCATGAGAGTCAGCCAACCCATATAAATCCTGGGCTGAAACACAGCTGTAATCCAAAAGTAAAAATCTctcgccaaaaaaaaaaaagaaaaaagcagtTATCCAGATCACAAACTTCACAACATTATCTTTATTCTCTTAACCATGACATTGCAATGCCACCTTACTTCATTTTGTGCCCAACTCTCGTATCAGATAATGATTGTGATTAATTTTCTCAAGTGTATCACAAGCCCATGTCTTCCAAAACCATCCTCCGTGGACATGATACACCGTTACTGTTGAGCCATCAGCTAATCATTAGTAAAAGCATCAGAGCACAAAAGAATTTTCCTGTGGGTCTAAATCTAAACCATTGTTAGATTGGAACCACGTTCTAACTAAAATGGATCGACGGCCTCGTTAAGTTTGACAATCAACAGAGAGATAAAAACGACATCCATAAAAGAAACAGTCACAAAATTTTGATAAGAGGAAgttaaaataaaagagaataaGGAAAGGACAGGAGGTGATGACAAATATTGGATATTTATACAGGCAATTTGCAAGATTTGCATGTTAATTTGAGGTCCATAATGTAAAACTACATCAATATTTACAAACCATGCCAAATCATGTACATAAACGCAGAAGAGGATATAGAATAAAAGATCATGTTAATGCCAAGCACATTACACTTCTGCAAAGTGATGGACATTAAAAGTTTATATCTTTTCAATTTGCAATGCACCTACATTCACAAAATCCCTTTCTGGAGGCAAAAGTTGTTTTTTCTGCTCAGAAGGATCTTATGATTACCAAAAGCCTTGAGTCGAGAACATTTGAAACAATGGTTCAAAATTGATCCTAAGCTTACATCTCCTTTTGATCTATGGGTAACTAAGAGTTACCTAAATTTCCGTTTTTCCACTTTGTTCTTTTAATGAAGAATTACTTTCATATTTATAGTTTAGCATGAACAATAAAGATGCCAAATAATCCTATCTACCTTCTTTTTATCATTTTCATCAACAACTTAACATATCGATGGAGCATCAGTACCCACAGACTAAGAAAACAGCTATAGGGATCAGATCAACTGACGTAGCATGATTCCATGCAAGACTAAAATGCATGATGTTCCGGGGAGGTAAGTTGTCCCTATTGTGAAAACCACACATTGCACATGCATACAACAATTGTcgtgagaagagagagagagagatagagggGAGTAGGAGGAGGAGCGCCTATTATTTACCCACCAATCATCTGAAAAAGTTCTACCCAAAAAAGTAAATCATGATGTATGACCTCACCTTAAGGAGTTCAGATGAACGAAATCCACCAAGCCAGAGGAAGCATCTTTCTGCAGGAGTTTTCCACATGCCTGATAAAATATGAAAGACATCAGCCTTAGCAGCATCCGCTTTAATCCTGAATATGTCATCATAATGTGCCAAGATGCCATCCACAATGATGCGGAGTTCACCATCACCAGCATGGGAATTGACAGCTCCTCTTAGCTCATTTATTCTACGGTTGTGCTCTTCCAGCCATCGAGCATACTCTACATCAAATGCCAAGGCTCCTAAAGAATAGGGTTGTCAGTGCTTTCTTTTAACCAAATCTAGGCAAGAAGTAGATGCTCAGAACATGACAGTAGGATAAATGAACTTAAAATATCACAGCAAACTCATACAATTAAGCTATAGTAGATTTCAATATATGTGAATACATATTTCATGCTGTGTTAACTTAATGCCAGATGAAAATGCCTAATTGGACAATACCATGAATACCACAGAATTAGCAATTTCATTTGTTTAACCCAATTCTCAACAAAATGTTGCTAATATTTGATTGGACCAAATTACTTATCAACATCTCTTCACATGTCAGCAAAGCTCAAAGAAGTTAGAGCCAATAGGCATTTCAGATGATTTGTAGGGCTGAAAACTGAATAAAATGGATGTAAAGCCTAAGTGTTTTCTACTTGGTTTGTGAGAATGAACCTTTTTTCCCCATGGAAGACGAACAGAGAGCACATGTATGTATTGCTAaaatccttttttatttttaagaactattgccacaaaacaacaaaacaccttataaactttttcaatatttttccTGCAGCTCTCTCACACAGAAACCTTCACTACTGTAAAATTCATTTCTTCTAAATAGACAATGTATATCAGAGAGAAAGTATTCCAAGCATACCAACCACAAATACACAAACAATCATTGAAATGCTATGTTACAAGAGAATGAGTTCTGAATTGAAAGAGATAACCATACCATTCCCACTCATAGATTGAGATTGATCTCCCGAACTTGAAATAAATATCCCCTTCACGAAGAAAATAGATTTAGTTGAATCAAGAGTACACATAAAAgacagaagaagaaaaaaaatcaagaagtaACCCAAGACAAACCTGCTGCCGAGCCCGTTGCAGCTCCTGCTCAAGTTGTGTCAACTTCATCCTGCTGCTCTCCAGTTGCTGAACATATGCCTAGATGACCAGAAAAGAAGATAATTTAGTGCACAACGAGTGAAAGAAAGCATGGTCATGGAACAACCATAAAAGAGGACAAACTAATGCACAAGGAGTAAAAGAAAAGTTGGTCAAGGAAACAAAAAGCCAGTAGCAATCACTACACCCATAATTAGATCACATATATAACCCCACATACCCCTTCATTTGGATAAGAACTTCACGAAATATGCAAGCGGATTATTTTAAACTCCTTTTGCTGGCAACTTTAAAGATGTGGTTTCAACCCTTTCTTGCTGgaaagataaagaaaataatttcaACTCCCTAAACTTTTCAAATCAGCATAAATGAAATTTAACTTTGACTTGAGAAAGTAAAACCTGAAGTTGGCAAATTAACTCCTGGAGAAAGGGGAATTTGTTGCATTGGGGGGTATGCAAACTAATCAAAAGTCCCAATTTATATGTGCCCCGAAAGATGTCAGGGAATAAGAATGTCTAGTTTAGTGATTATATATCCATATAATTGTTGGAAATCATAAACCAACCCATTCCATTGACTTTGGAATAAAGCATACATGTTGAAGGAACAAGCAGTCACGAAGAGAACATTTTTTTATCAACAAGTAGCACAAGTTCCTGTTTCAAACCAACAGATATGGATTGCTTTCCTATAGGGACAAGTCTCTCGTGGATTTCATATGAATAATGTAAAGGAAAAAGTGCTACAGGAAAAATATCACAAGAGTTGAGCCTTGCTTCATATTTACAATATCTTTCCTACCAAAAACTTTATGATACATACCATGATTTTATTTTCTGTGACAGAACCATAATTTCATGAGATGTCTCATGTTCATTTTCCAATATTAAAATGAAAGAAAGCAAATAGAGATTACTAATTTAGATGTTGAACCATTGTTCTGCCGAATAACACACCAGATACTAATACATAATCACATTGAACAGGGCAGTGCAAATTCAattaaacatgcaaaaaaatttaataagaCGCTGTAGAAACAGGTCATGAGAACCAAATATATATAAAGGTAAAAAGAGAACCCACTTTTTTCCTTAAACGGCTCTTTCTTGCAGCTTCCCTATTTTGTGCAAGCCTACGAAGAGTCTGCGTATTTGAAACCCAAAGTCACGTGGTCAATATTTTGAACATAAAGTTTAAAAAGAATATATTCAACTCAATGGTGACAACCTTTTGATCTCTAGACTTGTCACTCCCATCAGAAGCCACAACAGCCAGCCCTTGGTTATTGTGGAACTGTGTCCAGAATAAGCAAGTATTCATGTTAATATTTGGCTAAAGAAAACCCAAATATCCAACACTAAATGGCTCAGTGAAACTGTGGAATAATATGATCATACAACCACAATTCTAGTACAGGAATACAATTCAACAGGCAACGATCATTACCCTTGAGTTCTTATCTTCAGTGCTTGCATCAGTAGAAGTATCAGTCCTGGGACTGACATCTGCCATCACGGACTCTGCTCTCAACTTCTTATACAACTATTCAGTTTGGACTAAAAGTCTGACTCCCAGTGACAGCAGGAAAGTAAAACCCACTTTCATTGAATTTGTCACTCTGCAAAGCAAGCATGGCAGTCATTCAATTATAATGCTTTTACAACAGATTGTTATAGAAGCAATGCTGAAGATATGAATCAAACTAACGGTTTAACTCATTTAACTCTTGGAGATTTTCTCAAGCATAAAACTGTATTAATTGTATTCAGTAGCCTTAACAGCTTCTAGTTATCCTCTGAAGATATATTTCACTGAATATCATCAAACAAATTGAAGAACTTTTAAATCATAATCATGCATTCATAAAGTGAGTTTATGGTTTACATGCTCTATACCTTTTCTTCAATAATAAAGCACTGATAGAAAGGAAAACCCAATAGGCCTGAACCCCTTACCCGATGAAATGGCATACAAAACTTTATTCCTGCTCTCTATTGAAGATGCTCAAGCCCTCTTACAATTGGCTATTGCCTACAGGTGGTTGCTAGTTAACTATTTTTCCCATCCGTTTTAGGAGCTCTGCAGGCATCTACCAAGATGAATGTCTTTTGTTTAACAAGTTATTAGATGTTACTCAGCTAGAAATGTAGTTCACAAACAGAACAACCCAATG is drawn from Coffea arabica cultivar ET-39 chromosome 1c, Coffea Arabica ET-39 HiFi, whole genome shotgun sequence and contains these coding sequences:
- the LOC113723718 gene encoding transcription factor TGA2.2-like isoform X1, giving the protein MADVSPRTDTSTDASTEDKNSRFHNNQGLAVVASDGSDKSRDQKTLRRLAQNREAARKSRLRKKAYVQQLESSRMKLTQLEQELQRARQQGIFISSSGDQSQSMSGNGALAFDVEYARWLEEHNRRINELRGAVNSHAGDGELRIIVDGILAHYDDIFRIKADAAKADVFHILSGMWKTPAERCFLWLGGFRSSELLKLLINQLEPLTEQQLLAINNLQQSSQQAEDALSQGMEALQQSLAETLAGSLGPSGGSTGNVANYMGQMAMAMGKLGTLEGFIRQADNLRQQTLQQMHRILTTRQSARALLAISDYFSRLRALSSLWLARPREPS
- the LOC113723718 gene encoding transcription factor TGA2.2-like isoform X3, coding for MADVSPRTDTSTDASTEDKNSRTLRRLAQNREAARKSRLRKKAYVQQLESSRMKLTQLEQELQRARQQGIFISSSGDQSQSMSGNGALAFDVEYARWLEEHNRRINELRGAVNSHAGDGELRIIVDGILAHYDDIFRIKADAAKADVFHILSGMWKTPAERCFLWLGGFRSSELLKLLINQLEPLTEQQLLAINNLQQSSQQAEDALSQGMEALQQSLAETLAGSLGPSGGSTGNVANYMGQMAMAMGKLGTLEGFIRQADNLRQQTLQQMHRILTTRQSARALLAISDYFSRLRALSSLWLARPREPS
- the LOC113723718 gene encoding transcription factor TGA2.2-like isoform X2, translating into MADVSPRTDTSTDASTEDKNSRFHNNQGLAVVASDGSDKSRDQKTLRRLAQNREAARKSRLRKKAYVQQLESSRMKLTQLEQELQRARQQGIFISSSGDQSQSMSGNGALAFDVEYARWLEEHNRRINELRGAVNSHAGDGELRIIVDGILAHYDDIFRIKADAAKADVFHILSGMWKTPAERCFLWLGGFRSSELLKLLINQLEPLTEQQLLAINNLQQSSQQAEDALSQGMEALQQSLAETLAGSLGPSGGSTGNVANYMGQMAMAMGKLGTLEGFIRQADNLRQQTLQQMHRILTTRQSARALLAISDYFSRLRALSSLWLARPRE